TCAAAACCAGGAAAGAGAACCAGAAGATCCTCAAGCTCCACAATGTCAACAGCGACAGGAGCGATGATCTGAAGCTGTAACGGGGGCCGTGGGACAACCCACGGGGTCGGAGCGGCAGCCGTATCTACCAGGAAAACCTGACCCATACCAGGAAAGCCAGGATCAAAGGGCTCAGCAGGATCAGCCAGAAGCTTATCATCCCTATCGCCCTTGCCTTTCCGGCACCAGGGATGTCGTCCCGGTACTTCAGGCAGAACCGGTAGTAGTCGTGTGATCCCAGGGTCCCGAATACCGTGCCGCCCAGCAGGTACCAGAGCAGGGCGTCCCGGAACATGAACCCGGAAAGGATACCTGCGAAAAAACCCAGGCACAGGGTGTAAAAGATGCCTTCTTTCCACATTCCCTTGACGAAATAGCGAAGGGGTCCGAAAAAAAATGACGGCCAGTTCCAGGAGAGGTTGAACCGGTCTTCCTCGAACCGGCCGAACTTTGATAGAGTCGCAAAAAGTCCAATCCGGGACTTTTCGCTCCACGGAAAGGGAAAAGCGTCGTTTTCCCTTTCC
The DNA window shown above is from bacterium and carries:
- a CDS encoding DUF2628 domain-containing protein, which produces ERENDAFPFPWSEKSRIGLFATLSKFGRFEEDRFNLSWNWPSFFFGPLRYFVKGMWKEGIFYTLCLGFFAGILSGFMFRDALLWYLLGGTVFGTLGSHDYYRFCLKYRDDIPGAGKARAIGMISFWLILLSPLILAFLVWVRFSW